Within Kutzneria chonburiensis, the genomic segment CCGTTCTACCAGGACTGCATCCACCACGACCAGGACGACCCGTACTGGAAGGACGAGGATTTCAGCGACACCGTCGGCGACGTGAAGGTGCCGGTGAGCTCGATCGCCGGCTGGTACGACATCTTCCTGGCCGACCAGCTGAAGGACTACCACGCGCTGGTTGCCGCCGGGCGGCCGCCGCGGCTGACCATCGGCCCGTGGGCGCATTCCGATCCGCGGGGCATCTCCGCGGCGATCTGGGAGACCGTGCGCTGGGCCGGGCCGCTGGCCCGCGGGGCCAAGCCGGGGTATCGGGCGCCGGTGCGGCTATTCGTGATGGGCGTCAAGCAGTGGCGGGAGTTCGACCAGTGGCCGCCGGCCGGCTACGCGCAGCAGCGCTGGCATCTGCGTGAGGGCAACGCTTTGGGTCAGGAGCCGGCGGCGTTCGTCGCACCGTCCGCCTTCACGTACGACCCGTCCGATCCGACGCCGTCGATCGGCGGCGCGAAGTTGGAGGCCCGAGGCGCGGGTCCGGTGGACAACCGGCCGGTGGAGCGGCGTTCCGACGTGCTGACGTTCACCTCGGACGTGCTGGCGAACGACGTCGAGGTGATCGGCGAGGTGGCGGCCGAGGTGTGGCTGCGGGCCGACCGGCCGTCCTGCGACCTGTTCGTGCGGCTGTGCGACGTGGACCGCAAGGGCCGCTCGGTCAACATCTGCGACGACCTGGTCAAGGTTCGGCCGGACGGGATCGCCAAGGTGTCGGTCGAGCTGACGCCGACCGCGCACGTGTTCCGGCGCGGGCACCGCATCCGTGTTCAGGTCTCGGCCGGGGCGTTCCCGCGCTACGCCCGCAACCTGGGCAACGACGAGCCGGTGGCGACCGCCGCGACGCCGTACGTGACGAATCTGGAGATCTTCCACGACGCCGCCCACCCGTCTGCCATTCTGTTGCCGGTCAAGTGAACCGGGGGTGCAGTGTTAGGGCCGACGACCGATCTGCCGGTAGCCGCGGTCGATGCGATCGCACGGGTAACCGCGGCTGAGCTGGGACGGGTGGCCGCCGTCGTGCCGCCGACGCCGGCGGCGGAACTGGGTCGGCTCGCCCAGCCGCCGGCCGATCCCTTTCCCGGCCGCCAGCGGCCGGCCACCGCCCGCAACCGGCTTCACGGCGTGTCGGCGCAGACCGCCGAACGGCTGCTCGGTGCGCTGGAGCTGACCGTGGCGGCGCTGGATCTGCCGGTGCCGTCGCTGGTCGCGGCCCTGCCGACACTGCCGGACGACGTGCGCCGCGTTGGCGTCGCCTTCAGCTCCACGGACAGCGAGCTGACCATCGAACTGTCCAAACTGGACGCTTTCGTGCCCGGTGCCGTCGACATGGTCACGTACGTCGTCGCCGAACTCGTCGGCCATCCCGAGGTCGCTCCCCTGCTCGTCGGCGACGGTGCGGACGAGGCCGCCATCGCCGCCGCGCACGGTTCTCGCCATCTCGCGCTGGCCGTCGTCGCGGCGGCCATCGTCCTGCGCCCGTTATGGCCGCACGTAACGGCTCCGGCCATCATCGGCGCGGCCATCGGCGTCGCGGCGCCGATCCTGCGGACCGCCCCGATGCCCGCCGGTTACGCTGACGCCGTGCTGGCCAAGCGCCGCGCCGAGTACCGGCTGCCGCGGCGCGGCCGCGGCCGCGCCATGGTCACCGACCACGTGTTCACCCTGGCCGAACACCCGTTTGAGTCCACTGTGGACTTCTCGGCCAACGGCCTGGTGACGGCGATTCCCGGTGGCCTGGCCGTCCGTTCCGGCCTGGAGTCGGGGTCCGTTTCGTTCACCATGCGGGTCGTGGAGGCGCCGCCGGAGCCGGATCTCTCGCTGTGGCATGAGGTTGTCGAGATCAGCTGGCACGCACCGGCCGGCGGCGCGGTCGTGTCCGGCGACTCCGGTCAGCGCAACCTCGCTCCCCCGTGGCCGGGCGACTACCGCGCCCTGGTCAGCGCGCGCGACCGTGGCGAGGACCGGGAGTACTACGAGCTCGTCATCTGGCCCTCGCCTGCCGCCGAACCGTTGGTGCACAAGCATTCCGACCGGCTGGGCTACGTGCTGCGCGGCGAGCCCGAGCCGCCGCTGGTCGTCGCCCCCGACGCCGTCTACCACTGGGTCGAGTCGAGCATGCTGCGGGACGCCGCCACCATCACCTTCGTCCCCGGCCGGTCGAGCGCCGATGTGCTGCGCGCCTTCGGCGCCGACCCGGCAAAGCCGTTGCCGCTGCTGGAGTTCCAGGACCGCGACTACCAGAACATCGATCCGTGGGTGTGCGTGCTCGACCGGCCGGACGGTGTGATCGCCGTCGAGTTCAACGGCTGGCAAGGCAGCAACCAGCCGGTGCTGCGCGGCCTTTCGTCGACCGGCCGTGCCGCCAGCATGTTCTGGAACGTCAACGGCACGCGCCGACTCTCCGTGGCTCGCGACGGTACCGTGCTGGCGTCGTTCGATCTGCGGCCCGAGGCCACCGATTCCCCCGAGGTGCTGGCGTTGCTGGCCGACGTCGACCTCGACGACCCGTATCACCTCAGCGCCAAGGGCCTGCTCGCCGCCACCAGGTTCACCGGGATCACCCTGACGCCCGACGACCTGCGCCACATCGCGGCCGCCGATGTCGGCTACGCGATCCTGCCGCTGCTGCCCGAGCTGTACACCGAGCAGTTGCTGGCCGACGGCACCCGCCGGTGGCCCGGGCACGGTCCCCTCGGCGCCGACACCGACCTGCTGGCCGCCCTGCCGGCGGACCGACTCCGCGAGTTGGCCTGGTGGGCCGCCGCCTTCGCCGTCGACCACTCCGAGATCTCCGACCACCCGGAGGCCGTCGCCTCGCTGGCCGCCTGCGCCCTGACCCCCGAGGCCGAGCTGCTGGCCCGCCGCTCCGGTCTGTTCGAGGGGCAGCACCACCAGCTGTGGATGGCCCTGCACAACGCCACCAACCCCGACCCGCTCGGCGCCGCCATCGGTGCCCTGAACGCGGCCCGCTACGCCGTCGCCGGCCACGCCGCCGACCTGCTCGCCCAGGCCCGCGCCCAGGTGGGTACGCCATAGCTCCAGGTTGCCCCGCTACTACCCCCTTATCGCCACATGCGCTTCCCACATGTCACCCAACGCCACATAGGAAGCGCATGTGGCAAGCCCCCGCACAGCCAGCGGGGGAATCAGCCGACGTGCAGGCCCTCGGTGTGGGCGCCGTCCAAGTTCGCCGACGTGAGGTTGGCGGCGACCACATGGGCGTCACGGAGGTTGGCCCCGGACAGGTTGGCCCCGCGCAGGTCGGCGCCGTCCAGGATGGCCCGGGTCAGGTTGGCGCCGCTCAGATTCGCCCCGGTCAGATTGGCCTGCACCAAGGAGATGTCGGTCATGTCCGCGTTGCGCAGGCACGTGGCGTGCAGGTCGAGGGCAGTGCCCCGGTCCGATCCCGCCATGCGCCGGGCGAGCACGGTCAGCGCCGCCTGCACGTCCCGGCCGACCGGCTGGCAGTTCTTGGCGTCGGTCACGGTGCGGAGGAACCCGGCCAGCTCGGTGATCACCACGGGCTGGTCGTCGGGCGACTGCTTGATCACCTGCTCCAGCTCCGCGACCCCATGCACCCGTCCCTCGACGTCGTCGGCCTGGAGCTCGATGCGCGCCGCCGCGTGCCGCGAGTCGACGGCCGCGTGGTCGACGGGGTCCCAGTAGCCGGCGACGAGCCCGACGGCGGCCACGGCCGCGCCGACCCCGATCACGACCGGCCACCGGAACACCTTCACGCCGTCAGCTGCCCGCGTTCCAACCGCCGCTGCCGGGCCAGCTCGGGGTCGAGCACCGGCACGGCGGCCAGCAGCGACTTGGTGTACGGGTGCGTGGGATTGTCGTACAGCGCGTCGGTCTCGCCGAGCTCCACCACGACTCCCTTGCTCATCACCGCGACCCGGTCGCTGACCTGCCGCACCACCGCGAGATCGTGCGCGACGAAGATCAACGTCAGGTCGAACTCGGTCCGCAGGGAGGCTAGCAGCCGGATGATCTGGGACTGGGTCGACACGTCCAACGCCGACACCGGCTCGTCGCACACCAGCAGCTTGGGCCGCAGCCCGATGGCCCGCGCGATGCCGATGCGCTGCCGCTGCCCGCCGGAGAACTCGTGCGGATAGCGGTCGATCCGGTCCGGGTCGAGGCCGACCAGCTCGAGCAGCTCACGGACCCGGTTCCGGGACGCGTCCTCGCCCTGCACACGCAGCGGGTCGGCGATGCTCTCCCCGATCGTGCGGCGCGGGTTGAGCGAGGACACCGGGTCCTGGAACACCATCTGCATGTCCCGCCGAACCGCGCGGAGCTCCTGGTCCGACGCGATGTCCCGGCCGTCGAACCGGATCCGGCCGGAGGTCGGCCGGAGCAGGCGGACGATCATGCGGGCCAGCGTGGTCTTGCCGCTGCCGCTCTCCCCGACCACGCCGAGCGACTCGCCGCGCAGCACGTCCAGGGTCACGCCGTCGACCGCGTGCACCTTCGACCGGTTCAGGAACGACCCGACGCTGAACACCTGGTGCACGTCCTCGATCCGCACCAACGGCTCGCCGCCGACCACCTTGGACTCCCGCGGCTGTTCCAGCCGCGGGATCGCCGCGACCAGCTCCCGCGTGTACGTCGCGGTCGGCGCACCGAGGACCTCGCCGGCCGGGCCGTGCTCGACGGCCTTGCCATGCTGCATGACCAGCACGTCGTCCACGTTGCCGGCGGCCACCGCCAGGTCGTGCGTGACCAGGCTCAGCGCCATCCCGGTCTCGGTCCGCAGGTCGTGGATCAGGTCCAGGATCTGCGCCTGCACGGTCACGTCCAGCGCCGTGGTCGGCTCGTCGGCCACCAGCACCTCGGGCGACAGCGCCAGGGCCATGGCGATCAGGGCCCGCTGCCGCATGCCGCCGGAGAACTCGTGCGG encodes:
- a CDS encoding pentapeptide repeat-containing protein is translated as MKVFRWPVVIGVGAAVAAVGLVAGYWDPVDHAAVDSRHAAARIELQADDVEGRVHGVAELEQVIKQSPDDQPVVITELAGFLRTVTDAKNCQPVGRDVQAALTVLARRMAGSDRGTALDLHATCLRNADMTDISLVQANLTGANLSGANLTRAILDGADLRGANLSGANLRDAHVVAANLTSANLDGAHTEGLHVG
- a CDS encoding DUF6461 domain-containing protein produces the protein MAAVVPPTPAAELGRLAQPPADPFPGRQRPATARNRLHGVSAQTAERLLGALELTVAALDLPVPSLVAALPTLPDDVRRVGVAFSSTDSELTIELSKLDAFVPGAVDMVTYVVAELVGHPEVAPLLVGDGADEAAIAAAHGSRHLALAVVAAAIVLRPLWPHVTAPAIIGAAIGVAAPILRTAPMPAGYADAVLAKRRAEYRLPRRGRGRAMVTDHVFTLAEHPFESTVDFSANGLVTAIPGGLAVRSGLESGSVSFTMRVVEAPPEPDLSLWHEVVEISWHAPAGGAVVSGDSGQRNLAPPWPGDYRALVSARDRGEDREYYELVIWPSPAAEPLVHKHSDRLGYVLRGEPEPPLVVAPDAVYHWVESSMLRDAATITFVPGRSSADVLRAFGADPAKPLPLLEFQDRDYQNIDPWVCVLDRPDGVIAVEFNGWQGSNQPVLRGLSSTGRAASMFWNVNGTRRLSVARDGTVLASFDLRPEATDSPEVLALLADVDLDDPYHLSAKGLLAATRFTGITLTPDDLRHIAAADVGYAILPLLPELYTEQLLADGTRRWPGHGPLGADTDLLAALPADRLRELAWWAAAFAVDHSEISDHPEAVASLAACALTPEAELLARRSGLFEGQHHQLWMALHNATNPDPLGAAIGALNAARYAVAGHAADLLAQARAQVGTP
- a CDS encoding ABC transporter ATP-binding protein, whose product is MTETVVSVRDLVIDFHTEGDTVRAVDGLSFELAAGRALGIVGESGSGKSATALALLGLHRGGNAELAGEIDVLGTKVLTASDEQVRRLRGDRIAMVFQDPLSALDPFFSVGDQIVEVYRAHNKVDKRSARAKAVEVLDRVGIPAAARRVNAYPHEFSGGMRQRALIAMALALSPEVLVADEPTTALDVTVQAQILDLIHDLRTETGMALSLVTHDLAVAAGNVDDVLVMQHGKAVEHGPAGEVLGAPTATYTRELVAAIPRLEQPRESKVVGGEPLVRIEDVHQVFSVGSFLNRSKVHAVDGVTLDVLRGESLGVVGESGSGKTTLARMIVRLLRPTSGRIRFDGRDIASDQELRAVRRDMQMVFQDPVSSLNPRRTIGESIADPLRVQGEDASRNRVRELLELVGLDPDRIDRYPHEFSGGQRQRIGIARAIGLRPKLLVCDEPVSALDVSTQSQIIRLLASLRTEFDLTLIFVAHDLAVVRQVSDRVAVMSKGVVVELGETDALYDNPTHPYTKSLLAAVPVLDPELARQRRLERGQLTA
- a CDS encoding CocE/NonD family hydrolase, which translates into the protein MTVTGWVAQRLLKLPPATARKVAVERDLRIAADDGVTLLADRWSPAPDSDRARDLPTALVRTPYGRKGPLGWLMGRLLAERGFHVLMVSTRGTFGSGGGEFRAMRQERADGHAVLRWLADQPWFNGSVVLTGASYLGYTQWVVAADAPVQVKAMVPHVTSSRLAMTFLRPGRIELETLMNWSVLTARQERPYASLRAMLERKKVEAAMHTLPLADGDKVALGREWPFYQDCIHHDQDDPYWKDEDFSDTVGDVKVPVSSIAGWYDIFLADQLKDYHALVAAGRPPRLTIGPWAHSDPRGISAAIWETVRWAGPLARGAKPGYRAPVRLFVMGVKQWREFDQWPPAGYAQQRWHLREGNALGQEPAAFVAPSAFTYDPSDPTPSIGGAKLEARGAGPVDNRPVERRSDVLTFTSDVLANDVEVIGEVAAEVWLRADRPSCDLFVRLCDVDRKGRSVNICDDLVKVRPDGIAKVSVELTPTAHVFRRGHRIRVQVSAGAFPRYARNLGNDEPVATAATPYVTNLEIFHDAAHPSAILLPVK